Proteins from a single region of Fischerella sp. PCC 9605:
- a CDS encoding ABC transporter substrate-binding protein has product MKLRTLLALLVVFLVSLIVSVSCTRSEQVSSPSTPNTTPVTSAPIKLGLNIWAGFFPWQVAKEEKLFEANKVNVDLKWFDAYLDSINALRAGQLDANGQTLNDVISSVAAGSDQVIVLAIDNSTGSDKIIAREGINSVAELKGKKVAAEEGTVDHFLLLLGLKQAGLTQADIQFRPLETGAAAAAFVAGQVDAVGVFAPFTTKALSRPGSKELFSSKDFPGAISDHLVVSRKTLNERPQDIQALVNSWFATLDFMKVNSKKSYEIMARRAGVSIDEYKQFEKGVTLFGLEENLKAFRLGEDMTSLQYAAEEISKFLVSTGLAKQTPDLSKLFDERFVKAYAAKQKT; this is encoded by the coding sequence ATGAAACTACGCACCTTACTAGCTTTGTTAGTTGTTTTTTTAGTCAGTTTAATTGTTAGTGTCAGTTGTACTCGAAGTGAACAAGTCTCCAGTCCTAGCACTCCCAACACCACGCCTGTAACATCCGCACCAATTAAATTAGGTTTGAATATTTGGGCTGGTTTTTTCCCTTGGCAAGTAGCTAAAGAAGAAAAGCTATTTGAAGCCAACAAAGTTAATGTAGATTTGAAGTGGTTTGATGCTTATTTAGATTCCATCAATGCCCTCAGAGCAGGTCAACTAGATGCTAATGGACAAACACTCAACGATGTCATTAGCTCTGTAGCAGCAGGTTCCGACCAAGTTATTGTTTTAGCGATCGACAACTCAACTGGCAGTGACAAAATTATTGCCCGCGAAGGAATTAATAGTGTTGCTGAGCTCAAAGGTAAAAAAGTTGCTGCTGAAGAAGGAACTGTTGACCACTTTCTATTACTTCTAGGATTGAAACAAGCGGGTTTAACTCAAGCAGATATTCAGTTTCGACCGCTGGAAACAGGTGCTGCTGCTGCCGCTTTTGTTGCTGGTCAAGTGGATGCGGTTGGGGTGTTTGCACCATTTACTACAAAAGCTTTATCACGCCCTGGTAGCAAAGAACTATTCAGTTCTAAAGATTTTCCAGGTGCAATTTCCGACCATTTAGTTGTTAGCCGAAAAACGCTCAATGAACGTCCTCAAGATATTCAAGCTTTGGTGAATAGCTGGTTTGCTACTTTGGATTTTATGAAAGTAAACTCAAAAAAATCTTACGAAATCATGGCGAGACGCGCTGGAGTTTCTATAGATGAATATAAGCAGTTTGAGAAAGGAGTTACACTCTTTGGATTAGAAGAGAATTTAAAAGCATTTCGTCTTGGTGAAGACATGACATCCCTACAGTATGCTGCTGAAGAAATTAGCAAATTTCTCGTTAGCACTGGTCTAGCCAAACAAACACCTGACTTAAGCAAATTATTTGACGAGCGGTTCGTCAAAGCCTACGCTGCCAAGCAAAAAACATGA
- a CDS encoding ABC transporter permease, with translation MTQNAEDLQAIYSKHPQKMLPPSVFWRIAEDIPPFVAWILMFLSITVVLVLWWAITSTGFISPLFLPSPGQVWGAFQRLLASGDLLIDITFSVFRVSVGFALMVVVSIPIGVVMGSFASIRALFEPIIGIVRYMPSPAFIPLLILYFGVEETSKIMLIFIGNVFFNILMVMDAVKFVPKELLDATYTLGAKKRQILLQVIFPFILPTVINACRVNMAGAWNLVIVSELVAATEGLGRRISIAQRFLKTDEIFASLIVIGLIGLAIDLLFRLLLYVSCKWAVD, from the coding sequence ATGACTCAAAACGCAGAAGATTTACAGGCAATATATTCTAAACATCCTCAGAAAATGTTGCCACCATCTGTTTTTTGGCGCATCGCTGAAGACATTCCTCCTTTTGTTGCATGGATTTTAATGTTTTTGTCCATCACTGTTGTTTTGGTGCTGTGGTGGGCTATCACTAGTACTGGTTTTATTTCACCACTATTTCTCCCTTCTCCTGGTCAAGTTTGGGGTGCTTTTCAAAGGCTTTTGGCAAGTGGAGATTTGCTTATAGATATCACTTTTAGCGTGTTTCGGGTATCAGTTGGATTTGCACTGATGGTTGTTGTTTCGATTCCCATCGGGGTAGTAATGGGTTCTTTTGCAAGTATTCGTGCGTTATTTGAACCCATTATTGGCATTGTGCGCTATATGCCTTCCCCTGCATTTATCCCTTTACTGATTTTGTATTTTGGTGTGGAAGAAACGTCAAAAATTATGCTGATTTTTATCGGTAATGTGTTCTTCAACATTCTAATGGTTATGGATGCTGTCAAGTTTGTGCCCAAGGAGTTATTGGATGCCACTTACACTTTGGGTGCAAAAAAAAGACAGATTTTACTGCAAGTTATCTTTCCATTTATTCTCCCCACCGTTATTAATGCTTGTCGAGTAAATATGGCGGGGGCTTGGAACTTGGTCATTGTTTCTGAATTAGTGGCGGCGACAGAAGGTTTAGGTCGCCGGATTAGTATTGCTCAAAGATTTCTCAAGACTGACGAAATTTTTGCGAGTTTAATTGTGATTGGATTGATTGGTTTAGCAATTGATTTATTATTTCGATTGTTACTGTACGTAAGTTGTAAATGGGCTGTAGACTAA
- a CDS encoding cysteine hydrolase family protein — translation MNFNLDLKRTALISIDFQTYVFTGGCLPIVGAAEVLPKAKQVLAAARQARLPIIHTQEVHRKEMVDFGRELDGAEPVHCLETWPSTEIYTELAPIEGEFVIAKRRYSCFFSTDLEILLRGLKVETLVFIGTMTNVCVHYTAVDAHQRDYYFHVIADCCAGSDWEAHWSALKAMEYLQAGACISHTDFLKATKVSKMEGHN, via the coding sequence ATGAACTTCAATTTAGACCTCAAAAGAACTGCTTTAATCAGCATTGATTTTCAAACATATGTCTTTACAGGTGGTTGTTTACCAATAGTGGGAGCAGCAGAAGTACTGCCAAAAGCTAAGCAAGTTCTTGCTGCCGCTCGACAAGCCAGACTGCCTATTATCCATACTCAGGAAGTTCATCGTAAAGAAATGGTAGATTTTGGTCGAGAGTTGGATGGTGCAGAGCCAGTTCACTGTTTGGAAACATGGCCTAGTACTGAAATTTATACAGAACTCGCTCCCATTGAAGGAGAGTTTGTTATTGCCAAGCGCCGCTATAGTTGCTTTTTTAGCACGGATTTGGAAATTCTATTGCGAGGGTTAAAAGTTGAAACTTTAGTTTTTATCGGTACCATGACTAATGTCTGCGTGCACTATACAGCCGTAGACGCCCACCAACGAGACTATTATTTTCATGTGATTGCAGACTGTTGTGCTGGCTCTGATTGGGAGGCTCACTGGTCTGCCCTCAAGGCTATGGAATACCTACAGGCAGGTGCTTGTATTTCACATACAGACTTCCTGAAGGCTACTAAAGTATCAAAAATGGAAGGACACAATTAG
- a CDS encoding DMT family transporter has protein sequence MSSNSRTLALGSGCLAALGWGLTGTFVKLLTNLTTFEVLSIRLLVAFLTTLPIFLIHRQLLSDFLALVRKPIGLLLSSLMMFYYLFAVRAFQLAPVSDVVLIVGLSPIIGLVAKAFIKKQLKLLELFGALTSFTGLVLFVLPKLQGSSDGQSEYLTGLFFAFLSACITLSYASLFKHYAGAKFTLNPATVAFTTFAIGSFLITPVVVLSSPDLFTHFIQPHQFFIALGLGVLSTVVPTFCYGYAAKQLSPILTTTLNLLTPIFASGIAFFLLREQLSFWSIIGALLIFAGIITLSLPQPRKR, from the coding sequence ATGTCCTCAAACTCTCGCACCCTTGCACTTGGTTCTGGTTGTCTTGCTGCACTCGGATGGGGACTCACAGGAACATTCGTCAAACTACTTACTAATCTGACAACTTTTGAGGTTCTATCTATTCGACTGTTGGTTGCCTTTTTGACAACGCTACCGATTTTCCTCATTCATCGTCAACTCCTGTCAGACTTTCTGGCGCTCGTTCGTAAACCGATAGGCCTATTACTGTCTAGTTTGATGATGTTCTACTATCTGTTTGCAGTTCGGGCTTTTCAGCTTGCACCTGTCAGCGATGTTGTGCTGATTGTGGGGCTTTCACCCATTATCGGGTTAGTGGCCAAGGCTTTCATTAAAAAGCAGTTGAAACTTTTGGAACTGTTCGGTGCGTTGACTTCCTTTACCGGGTTAGTCCTTTTCGTTTTACCAAAGCTCCAGGGAAGCTCAGATGGTCAATCTGAATATTTGACAGGTCTTTTCTTTGCATTTCTTTCAGCGTGTATCACACTGAGTTATGCCTCTCTCTTCAAGCATTACGCAGGTGCAAAATTTACGCTAAATCCCGCCACCGTTGCTTTCACAACATTTGCTATCGGTTCCTTTTTGATTACACCTGTTGTTGTACTTTCTTCTCCTGATTTATTTACTCATTTTATTCAGCCTCATCAATTCTTTATTGCTTTAGGATTAGGTGTTTTATCGACCGTCGTTCCAACTTTCTGCTATGGGTATGCCGCTAAACAACTGTCCCCTATTTTGACTACAACCTTAAATTTGCTCACACCAATCTTTGCATCGGGAATTGCATTTTTCCTGCTACGAGAGCAGCTATCCTTCTGGAGCATTATTGGAGCCTTGCTGATATTTGCAGGGATTATCACCCTATCATTGCCACAGCCAAGAAAGAGGTAA
- a CDS encoding TIR domain-containing protein, protein MSLIFLSYAVSDDLFVSRLAGDLKALGYEIWEDCISTPPDQTLLERLHSVKRRIDSIILIFSSSSKSGTAAVSDWNDVIIDEAIHGRNWLIPIWVQNSDLPRHIFPSSVEDFREPSAYSSAFQKLVSRINSTLVIKENSN, encoded by the coding sequence ATGTCATTAATATTTTTGAGTTATGCAGTCAGCGACGATTTATTTGTTTCTCGCTTGGCTGGCGATCTTAAAGCTTTGGGCTATGAGATTTGGGAGGACTGCATCAGTACGCCTCCCGATCAAACTTTGTTAGAGCGACTTCACTCTGTAAAAAGACGTATAGATTCTATTATTCTAATATTTTCAAGCTCGTCAAAATCGGGAACGGCTGCTGTTTCCGACTGGAACGATGTGATTATAGACGAAGCAATTCATGGTCGAAATTGGCTAATTCCGATTTGGGTGCAAAACAGCGATCTTCCCAGGCATATTTTCCCAAGTAGTGTAGAAGATTTTCGAGAACCATCTGCCTATTCTTCTGCTTTTCAAAAGCTGGTAAGTAGAATTAATTCGACTTTAGTTATTAAAGAGAATAGCAACTAG
- a CDS encoding tRNA-binding protein: MAMKTEESTLTTLEEITFSDFLKVDIRVGQIIEVTDNLKAKQSAYVLTIDFGELGQKTSSAQITQNYTKEELLGKQIIAVVNFPAKRVAGVKSEVLVLAAVCKTHGTILLEPNTVVENGTRIS; this comes from the coding sequence ATGGCAATGAAAACAGAGGAATCAACTTTAACAACTTTAGAAGAGATCACTTTTTCTGATTTTCTTAAAGTAGATATTCGAGTTGGTCAAATTATTGAAGTTACAGATAACCTTAAGGCGAAACAATCGGCTTATGTGCTGACAATAGATTTTGGCGAATTGGGACAAAAGACTAGTTCTGCCCAAATTACTCAGAACTATACAAAGGAGGAATTACTTGGAAAGCAGATTATCGCTGTTGTCAATTTCCCCGCTAAAAGAGTAGCTGGTGTTAAATCTGAAGTATTAGTATTGGCAGCCGTCTGTAAGACTCATGGCACAATTTTATTAGAACCAAATACTGTTGTAGAAAATGGTACTCGTATAAGCTAA
- a CDS encoding (2Fe-2S) ferredoxin domain-containing protein, producing MTNNIMMQSSLKAAKIDVPQNNDALLTRVQSLGLAKIERHVFICTDQTGAKCCSKEASLESWEYLKKRLLELNLDKPSNQTPSCIFRTKANCLRVCCSGPILVVYPDGIWYRQATPEVIERIIQEHLISNKVVEEYAFLIHPLPETVLLATTI from the coding sequence ATGACTAACAATATAATGATGCAGTCCAGTCTTAAAGCAGCAAAAATCGATGTTCCCCAAAACAACGATGCCCTGCTTACTCGTGTACAGAGCTTAGGACTAGCTAAAATTGAGCGACACGTCTTTATCTGTACTGACCAGACAGGTGCTAAATGCTGCTCAAAAGAAGCTAGTTTGGAATCTTGGGAATACTTGAAAAAGCGGCTTTTGGAGCTAAACCTTGATAAGCCTTCAAACCAAACTCCCAGTTGCATCTTTAGAACAAAAGCCAACTGCTTGCGAGTTTGTTGCTCTGGACCGATTCTGGTAGTTTATCCGGATGGTATTTGGTATCGTCAGGCAACCCCGGAAGTGATTGAGCGGATCATTCAAGAACACTTGATAAGCAACAAAGTGGTGGAAGAATATGCTTTTTTAATCCATCCTTTGCCGGAAACTGTGTTGCTTGCTACAACAATTTAA
- a CDS encoding GntR family transcriptional regulator, translating into MKDKRSNLVVVPRSLENQATDVIREQILSGAFPPGYRLLEVQLAEQLNLSRATIRSALQQLIYEGLVVQFPYRGCIVPELNSQDAWELYTLRNVLEGLAAQLAALAMTADKANVLNAALERLVLAAQNGERGELADADYSLHKTIIHLSGHQRLQEQYKIVEQQIRLYIASCNALLPNLEQIVEKHKLLVEAIISGDAFFAEQLAKEHNSDGEEFVKHLQALEGQTPDFS; encoded by the coding sequence ATGAAAGACAAGCGCTCGAATCTAGTAGTAGTACCCCGAAGTCTGGAGAACCAAGCTACTGATGTCATCAGAGAGCAAATACTCAGTGGGGCTTTTCCTCCCGGATATCGCCTACTCGAAGTTCAGTTAGCTGAACAACTCAACCTCAGCCGAGCAACTATACGGTCTGCTTTGCAACAGCTTATCTATGAAGGTTTAGTGGTGCAGTTTCCGTATAGGGGCTGCATTGTACCAGAATTGAATTCGCAGGATGCTTGGGAACTGTACACACTTCGGAATGTACTTGAAGGTTTGGCTGCACAGTTAGCAGCTCTTGCAATGACAGCAGATAAAGCTAATGTCCTTAATGCTGCTCTTGAGCGCTTAGTACTGGCTGCACAGAATGGCGAACGGGGGGAACTTGCAGATGCAGATTATTCATTGCACAAAACGATTATTCACCTATCAGGTCATCAACGACTACAGGAGCAGTACAAAATAGTTGAGCAACAAATACGACTGTATATTGCATCTTGTAACGCTCTTCTTCCAAATTTAGAGCAAATTGTAGAAAAACATAAACTTTTGGTCGAAGCTATTATTTCTGGAGATGCTTTTTTTGCAGAACAACTTGCTAAAGAACACAATAGTGATGGTGAAGAGTTTGTAAAACATCTCCAAGCATTAGAAGGTCAGACTCCAGATTTCTCGTAA
- a CDS encoding SIS domain-containing protein, with translation MQPRLHRLEKLIGTPLFESILWGHEYDLSGLDNDLRSRIETQQFRRIVFYGMGCSSVVSDIVKGFFKNQGIPVHVDVINDYDVSWFMDEQALRDEKTLTIIVCYSGWSREPIMFYHKMKELTKNRNLIVLSGGGKIADIAREDATSLILYKLRHADREYPLYHVQQFFSIFLDLFFKLKITKSSYQAELNEVVAYLKEEFDRNTLKQAEEIATRLRDSEIVFLATPRWYVPLLKQTTMFFNEIAMVPAHRNLLHEFTHTEVAAFSTPKNKLSVVTFRDSDDDMYSRDKVDILARMLGDKAVAQNQSIEFVNIELNQKNFFHRFFFAHFFTVYIAYFLGKYNDAEGRDLISITAGNPWWSQKSIEAFPSCTDIPGVLEPQEAQEEALV, from the coding sequence ATGCAACCAAGGCTACATCGACTCGAAAAACTGATCGGCACTCCTCTTTTCGAAAGCATTCTCTGGGGGCACGAGTATGATCTCAGCGGATTGGACAATGATTTACGTAGCAGAATTGAAACGCAGCAGTTTAGAAGAATTGTTTTTTACGGCATGGGGTGCTCATCGGTCGTCTCAGATATAGTCAAAGGCTTTTTCAAAAACCAAGGCATTCCCGTGCATGTCGATGTTATCAATGATTATGATGTCTCTTGGTTTATGGACGAACAAGCATTGCGGGATGAGAAGACTTTAACCATAATTGTCTGTTACAGTGGTTGGTCGAGAGAGCCGATCATGTTTTATCACAAAATGAAGGAGCTAACTAAAAATAGAAATCTCATCGTTTTGTCTGGAGGTGGAAAGATTGCTGACATCGCTAGGGAGGACGCAACTTCCTTAATCTTATATAAACTTAGGCACGCTGATCGAGAATATCCGCTATATCATGTTCAGCAATTTTTCTCCATTTTTCTTGACCTGTTTTTTAAGCTCAAGATAACCAAGTCTTCATATCAAGCGGAGTTAAACGAGGTTGTCGCCTACTTGAAGGAGGAATTCGACAGAAACACCCTCAAGCAAGCAGAAGAAATTGCGACGAGACTGAGAGACAGTGAGATAGTGTTTCTAGCTACACCCAGGTGGTACGTTCCCTTGCTTAAGCAAACGACCATGTTTTTCAACGAAATTGCCATGGTTCCTGCGCATCGAAATCTGTTGCATGAATTCACCCACACCGAAGTCGCGGCCTTTTCTACCCCAAAAAACAAGCTATCCGTTGTCACATTTCGCGATTCTGATGATGATATGTACTCGAGAGATAAAGTTGATATTCTGGCGAGGATGCTAGGAGATAAGGCTGTAGCGCAAAATCAAAGTATCGAGTTCGTGAACATTGAGCTAAATCAAAAAAACTTCTTCCATCGCTTTTTCTTTGCACACTTCTTCACTGTCTACATCGCCTATTTTCTCGGCAAATACAACGACGCTGAAGGAAGGGACTTAATCTCGATTACAGCAGGGAATCCGTGGTGGAGCCAAAAGTCGATTGAAGCCTTTCCAAGTTGCACGGATATCCCAGGTGTATTGGAGCCTCAAGAAGCACAGGAAGAGGCGCTAGTGTAG
- a CDS encoding MFS transporter: MSVPHSTPAPSDRSLRGSLLLLASVAGAAIANIYYNQPLLDSFSQSFPQSAPWIGAVPTVTQLGFAVGMLLLAPLGDRIDRRRLILLQIAGICVALLVAATAPTLPVLIGASLAIGMLATMAQQAGPFAAELAPPVQRGHAVGSVYSGLLLGILLARTGAGFVAEYFGWRAVFAASIVTMLVLAVVVATRLPPSKPTSTLPYGKLLGSPWYLAVDLRGLREAALTGAALYAAFSLFWSVLSLLLAGAPFHLGPQAAGLFGIVGAAGAYVAPWAGILADRRGPRAVISLAIALIAVAFVVFGLSGASISGLVIGVIVLDIGLQMAQVSNQSRIFALKPEAPSRVNTVYMMCYFIGGAAGSATGAVAWHAFGWTGACIAGLLFSALAGWNHMRGR, from the coding sequence ATGTCCGTACCCCACTCCACCCCCGCTCCCTCTGACCGATCGCTGCGCGGTTCGCTGCTGCTTCTTGCGAGCGTCGCAGGCGCTGCGATAGCCAACATTTACTACAATCAGCCGCTTCTCGACAGCTTCAGCCAGTCGTTTCCACAAAGCGCGCCGTGGATCGGCGCAGTGCCGACCGTGACCCAGCTCGGCTTCGCTGTCGGCATGTTGCTGCTCGCCCCGCTCGGCGACCGCATTGACCGTCGTCGTCTGATCCTGCTGCAAATCGCGGGCATCTGTGTCGCTTTGCTCGTGGCGGCCACCGCGCCTACGCTGCCTGTACTGATCGGCGCGAGCCTCGCGATCGGAATGCTCGCCACGATGGCGCAACAAGCAGGACCGTTCGCCGCCGAACTCGCGCCACCCGTACAGCGCGGCCATGCGGTCGGCAGCGTGTATAGCGGCCTGCTGCTCGGCATCCTGCTCGCGCGTACGGGGGCTGGCTTTGTTGCCGAGTATTTCGGCTGGCGAGCTGTATTCGCCGCCTCGATCGTCACGATGCTCGTCCTGGCTGTCGTGGTAGCCACGCGCCTGCCACCCAGCAAGCCGACCTCGACGCTGCCCTACGGCAAGCTGCTGGGCTCGCCGTGGTACCTAGCCGTCGATCTGCGCGGATTACGCGAAGCAGCGCTTACCGGTGCCGCACTGTACGCGGCCTTCAGCCTCTTCTGGTCCGTGCTGTCGCTGCTGCTGGCCGGCGCACCGTTTCATCTCGGACCACAAGCCGCAGGGCTGTTCGGCATTGTCGGTGCGGCAGGTGCTTACGTTGCGCCGTGGGCCGGTATCCTCGCAGATCGGCGTGGGCCACGCGCGGTCATCTCACTGGCTATTGCCCTCATCGCTGTGGCGTTCGTCGTGTTCGGCCTCTCAGGCGCGAGTATTAGTGGCCTCGTGATCGGGGTAATTGTTCTGGATATCGGCTTACAGATGGCGCAGGTTTCGAACCAGTCACGCATATTTGCCCTCAAACCGGAAGCGCCTAGCCGCGTGAACACAGTATACATGATGTGTTACTTCATCGGCGGCGCAGCGGGATCGGCGACGGGCGCGGTTGCGTGGCATGCGTTTGGCTGGACTGGCGCGTGCATCGCAGGACTGCTTTTCTCGGCACTTGCGGGGTGGAATCACATGCGCGGCCGCTAG
- a CDS encoding SDR family NAD(P)-dependent oxidoreductase, with protein MLWSNQVAVVTGGSRGIGRATAILLARRGAALCVNYVDCADAAEAVASEINLGGGRAIAVRADVSDDVAVTSMIDRVTSELGPVTILVNNAGVAFAATLNTYDREQFARMRGVNADGTIHATRAVMGSMRERRYGRIINISSIGAIGNTVPGTTFYGATKAEVSILTRRFAMELGRYGITVNAIAPGTVYTDIWAQRNLSKEEWGTVQKQIVERTMMGRIGEPEDIANAVAFLAAPESGWITGQELVVDGGRMDYIGHG; from the coding sequence ATGTTGTGGTCTAATCAGGTTGCAGTAGTGACCGGGGGCTCACGAGGCATCGGGCGAGCAACGGCGATACTGCTGGCACGGCGAGGTGCAGCCTTATGCGTAAACTATGTTGATTGCGCTGATGCGGCCGAGGCGGTTGCGAGCGAGATCAACTTGGGCGGCGGGCGGGCCATTGCGGTGCGCGCCGATGTTTCCGACGACGTTGCCGTAACGTCGATGATTGATCGCGTTACGTCCGAACTCGGTCCCGTGACGATCCTGGTCAACAATGCTGGAGTGGCTTTCGCGGCAACGCTCAACACTTACGACCGCGAGCAATTTGCGCGGATGCGCGGAGTGAATGCGGATGGCACCATTCATGCGACGCGGGCTGTGATGGGAAGCATGCGCGAACGGCGTTACGGCCGGATCATCAATATTAGCTCGATCGGGGCGATCGGCAACACGGTTCCCGGCACTACATTCTATGGCGCAACTAAGGCGGAGGTCTCGATCCTGACGCGACGCTTCGCGATGGAGCTCGGCCGATACGGCATTACTGTGAACGCCATTGCGCCGGGAACCGTCTACACGGACATCTGGGCTCAGCGCAATCTCAGCAAAGAGGAATGGGGCACGGTACAGAAGCAAATCGTTGAGCGAACCATGATGGGGCGCATAGGTGAACCAGAAGATATTGCCAACGCCGTGGCCTTCCTAGCTGCGCCGGAATCGGGTTGGATCACCGGACAGGAGTTGGTGGTGGATGGCGGGCGCATGGACTATATCGGCCATGGCTGA
- the ilvB gene encoding biosynthetic-type acetolactate synthase large subunit, which yields MRAISQTHLETKNPKHFHTSNPPVLTPRRVSGGFALLDSLQRHGVEYIFGYPGGAILPIYDDLYKMEATGAIKHILVRHEQGAAHAADGYARATGKVGVCFGTSGPGAINLVTGIATAYMDSIPMIVVTGQVARPLIGTDAFQETDIYGITLPIVKHSYVVRDPRDMARIVAEAFHIASTGRPGPVLIDVPKDVALEEFDYVGVKPGSVKLRGYRPTVKGNPRQINAAIQLIAESRRPLLYLGGGVITANAHEEIKQLAELFNIPVTTTLMGIGAFDEHHPLALGMLGMHGTAYANFAVSDCDLLICAGARFDDRVTGKLDEFASRAKVIHIDIDPAEVGKNRVPEVPIVGDVRNVLVELLRQCKEAGVKATPNQNQEWLNLVNRWREEYPLIVPHYPDSISPQEVILEVNRQAPHAFYTTDVGQHQMWAAQLLKNGPRRWISSAGLGTMGFGVPAAMGAKVAFPDEEIICISGDASFQMCLQELGTLAQYNINVKIVILNNGWQGMVRQQQQAFYGERYSCSNMEVGMPDVELLAKAYGIKGMIIRAHSQLKDAIAEMLASNCPVIVDVRVTRDENCYPMVAPGKSNVQMIGLPKQAPKAPAEAIYCSHCGTKNLSNHNFCTECGAKM from the coding sequence GTGCGAGCAATTTCCCAAACTCACCTAGAAACTAAAAATCCTAAACACTTCCATACTTCTAACCCGCCAGTCTTGACACCTAGACGTGTATCTGGCGGTTTTGCTCTGCTTGACAGCCTCCAGCGCCACGGCGTTGAGTATATTTTCGGGTATCCTGGTGGAGCGATTCTGCCAATTTACGACGACCTGTACAAGATGGAAGCAACTGGTGCTATTAAGCACATTTTGGTCAGACACGAACAAGGTGCAGCTCATGCCGCAGATGGTTATGCGCGTGCTACTGGGAAGGTAGGAGTTTGCTTTGGGACTTCTGGACCAGGAGCAATTAACTTGGTTACCGGTATCGCTACAGCCTACATGGATTCGATACCGATGATTGTGGTTACGGGACAGGTAGCACGTCCGTTGATCGGTACAGATGCCTTTCAAGAAACGGATATTTACGGAATTACGCTACCGATTGTGAAGCACTCCTATGTAGTGCGTGATCCCAGAGATATGGCGCGGATTGTGGCTGAAGCCTTCCACATTGCTAGCACTGGGCGACCAGGACCAGTTTTGATTGATGTCCCCAAGGATGTAGCTTTAGAAGAATTTGACTATGTGGGTGTAAAACCAGGTTCGGTAAAGTTACGCGGGTATCGTCCCACGGTAAAAGGAAATCCACGGCAAATCAATGCAGCGATTCAGTTGATTGCTGAAAGTCGCCGTCCGTTGTTATATCTGGGTGGGGGTGTGATCACCGCAAATGCTCATGAAGAAATCAAACAACTGGCTGAGTTATTCAATATTCCAGTCACGACAACCTTGATGGGTATCGGTGCTTTTGATGAACATCATCCCTTGGCTTTAGGAATGTTGGGAATGCACGGTACAGCTTACGCAAACTTTGCCGTCAGTGATTGTGATTTGCTGATTTGCGCTGGCGCAAGATTTGATGATCGCGTTACAGGCAAGTTGGATGAATTCGCCTCCCGCGCCAAAGTCATTCACATCGACATCGATCCAGCAGAAGTTGGCAAAAACCGCGTTCCTGAAGTGCCTATCGTCGGCGATGTACGGAACGTGTTAGTAGAGTTGTTGCGTCAATGCAAAGAAGCAGGCGTCAAGGCTACACCTAATCAAAACCAAGAGTGGCTGAATCTAGTTAACCGTTGGCGCGAAGAGTATCCTCTAATAGTGCCGCACTATCCCGACAGCATTTCACCCCAAGAAGTGATCCTAGAAGTTAATCGCCAAGCACCCCACGCTTTCTACACCACAGATGTAGGGCAACATCAAATGTGGGCGGCACAGTTATTGAAAAATGGCCCAAGACGCTGGATTTCCAGTGCGGGTTTGGGAACGATGGGTTTCGGCGTACCTGCGGCAATGGGCGCTAAAGTAGCGTTTCCTGATGAAGAAATCATCTGTATCAGCGGTGATGCTAGTTTTCAGATGTGTTTACAGGAACTGGGTACCTTAGCACAGTATAATATAAATGTCAAGATTGTGATTCTCAACAATGGCTGGCAGGGAATGGTACGCCAGCAGCAACAAGCTTTCTACGGCGAACGTTACTCATGCTCAAACATGGAAGTAGGGATGCCAGATGTAGAGTTATTGGCAAAAGCCTATGGAATTAAAGGCATGATAATCCGCGCTCACAGCCAGTTAAAAGATGCGATCGCCGAAATGCTGGCATCTAACTGCCCAGTGATAGTTGATGTCCGAGTCACCAGAGACGAAAACTGCTATCCAATGGTAGCGCCTGGTAAGAGCAATGTTCAGATGATCGGCTTGCCTAAACAAGCACCGAAAGCTCCAGCAGAAGCAATTTATTGTAGTCACTGTGGCACTAAAAACCTTTCCAACCATAACTTCTGCACTGAGTGTGGTGCGAAGATGTAA